The Candidatus Thiothrix anitrata genome includes the window GCATTCAGAAAGAAATGCTGATTTTCCCGCGTTATCACCAACTGGATGTGGTGCGTAAATTGGTTGCCCATACCCGTGCTGTGGGTGCGGGGCGTAATTACCTGATTCAACATTCTGCCGGTTCGGGGAAATCCAATTCCATCGCGTGGTTGGCGCATCATCTGGCAAGTTTGCACAATGCAGCGGATGAAAAGATATTCGATACCACCATAGTGGTCACAGACCGGCGGGTACTGGATCAGCAGTTACAGAAAACCATCTACCAGTTTGAACACAAGGAAGGGGTCATCAAGCGCATCGACGAAAATACTCGCCAATTGGTAGATGCACTGACCAGCCACACTCCAATAATTATTTGCACCTTGCAGAAATTCCCGTTTGTAGTCGAAACCATCGACAAGCTCAACAAAGAAAATGCTGAACAAGTCGATGGTGATAAAGGGGCTTATCAGCCGTTGCAGTGGAGTACCAAGGGCAAACGCTTTGCCGTGATCGTGGATGAGGCGCACAGTTCCCAAACGGGTGAAAATGCGATGGATTTGAAAGGTATCCTCAATCAGGAGGGTATTCAGGAAGCCGCCAAGCAGTACCTAGAAGCACATTACGATGAATATGGCGATGTAGAAGGCGATATTGACCCGCTGGAATCGGCTGTGCGTACCATGATGAAACGCGGTAAGCAGGAAAACATCAGTTTTTTCGGCTTTACCGCCACCCCCAAATACAAAACCAAGTATATCTTTGATGAGCCGGGGGTCAGTGGTAAAGCACCGTTTCACGAATACACCATGAAACAGGCGATTGAAGAGAAATTCATCCTTGATGTGTTGGCGAATTACACCACTTACGACACGTTTTACCAGCTCAAACTGAAAAGCGAAGATGACCCGGAAGTGGTGCGAACCCCGACCACCAAGGCATTGATGCGTTTTGCGTCCTTACACCCAACGGTCATCCAGCAAAAAACCGAAATCATCATTGAACATTTCCGCCAACACGTCCGGGCTAAAATCGCGGGACGTGCCAAGGCGATGGTGGTGACGGAATCACGCTTACACGCGGTACGCTACAAACGCGCTTTTGATGCTTACATCCAGAAAAAAGGCTACACCGACGTGCGTACCTTGGTTGCCTTTTCGGGTACGGTCAATGATAAGGATATTCCCGGCAGCAGCTTTACCGAAGTGCAAATGAACAAGGGCATCAATGAACAGGAATTACCGGAACAATTCGATAGCAATGAATATCAAGTATTGTTGGTGGCAGAAAAATACCAGACTGGTTTTGACCAGCCGTATCTGCACACCATGTACGTGGATAAGTGCCTGTCCGGGATTCAGGCAGTCCAAACCCTGTCACGCCTGAACCGAACCTGTGCGGGCAAAACCGATACCTTTGTGTTGGATTTCAGGAATAAGACCGACGACATCTACAAGGCATTCAAACCCTTTTATGAAGTCACCCAAGCAGAAGATTTGCTGGATGCGCACAAGCTCTATAACTTGCAGCATCAGGTGATGGAATACTGTTTATTCACAGTGGATGATACCTTGAGTTTTTACCGCTGCTTTGACCCGCTCAAAGATAAAATCAACCCGAAAGACCACGCGAAAATGAATAGCTTGCTAGACAAGGCTGTCGTGCGTTTTTGTGCATTGGAGGAAGCCCAACAAAATCAATTCAAAAGCCAGTTGGTCAATTTCCGCAATACCTACGCTTTTCTGTCACAAGTGATCCCGTTTCAAGATCAAGAACTGGAAATGTTGTACGTCTATGCCCGCTTTTTGCTAACCAAACTGCCACGCCGACCCTTTGTCGATACCGAGAGGGTTGATGATCTGGTTGACCTTGAATTTTATCGTGCTGAGAAGCAGGAAGCACAGCGCATCCAACTGAATGACGGCAAAGAGGCTGACCCACTGAAAGCACCCACCGATGTGGGAACAGGGGGCGGTAAAGATGAACGGGTTGCCCTTTCGCGCCTGATTGACTTGCTGAATGAGCGTTTCGGTGGTGATTTTACCCAAGCGGATGAGCTTTTCTTCAACCAGATTCAACAGCAGGCAGTAGAAGATACTACCCTGCAACAAGCCGCTAAGGTCAACAGCTTCGAGGACTTCAAAAGCCTACTGAAAGAAGCTTTGAATGGGCTAATTGTCGAGCGCATGGATGACAATGAAGCCCTGTTTGCCCGTATGATGGCTGACGATGAATTCAACTCAACCGCTTTCGACTGGATGGCAGAGCGGATTTATCGGCAACTGGATAAGCCGGATAGCGGGGATGATGATCAGACAGATTAACGGTCAAGCCTTAATTGTTATACACTGATGGCAAGCCCTGCTGTCCACGAAGCCTTAAGTTCCACTTGGGATACGTTTCACCTCTGTGAAACATAGTGGCAGCGGGGTTATTTCCTCGCTCATGTCTTCCCATCAAGAACCAATCAAGAAAATACACCGTAAAAACAGCCTTAACTCATTGATTTTTGGCTATCTGGTTGAATGTTGATCATTTTGAATCAAAACACGATCAAGAAATTTCATTCATGCCCAACTGGGATGAAATCGCCTTTGCTTCGTGCTGTGTCATAACAAGATATAACAGAATTTGCCTAAATTCAGCCATTAGGTGATTGCAGCGCGGCGAATTCTGCCCTATCCTAAAAAAGCAGCCCGACCAACGGGCAGCAACTGCAAAATTCTGGGACTGTTATACCCATCTTTGGCGGCAATACCGCCACAGCGACGCAGGCGGTTTTTTTACGCCTGTAGACTACGCATCATCGGTTTTGCCGGGTATGCGTGGACTACAACACCGCTTCGGCGGAAAGAAGCGCGTCGTTTTCCAAAGAGACGATAACAGTACCCGGCAACTTTGCCCAATGTTAAAACTTTCTTTGGAGAATCAGCGATGAACGCTAACCCTATGGGCGCATTGCGTCCTGCACATGGCTATCTGCCCGCCTTCCCGCGTGTGCCAACAGCCGCACGTAAACCCAAAAAACGCCCGCTTACCTATCGCCGTACCGATACCGGCTTGATTGCCTACCATCACCGCCAACCCGTTGCATGGATCGTGCAAGGCTACCATTCAGGTCAATTGAACCAACAGCCGAAAACCTGCCATTTTGTCGATGTGGCATACCACCGCCAAACCACCCACGGCATCAACCTTGAAACCGCCGATTTTGAGACAGTCACGCAAGCCGTCACCTTCATCAATGGCGTGTTTGGGGGTGCTGCATGAAAACCCATACACCCGCCCCCCAATTGCCCAACACAGGCTATTCACGCTGGCAACAACTTGCCCCATTCATGCCCTTTTCACGCGAAACATGGCGGTTATTGGTCAAAGCAGGCAAAGCCCCCCAGCCGACTTACCTTAGCAAACGCTGCAAAATCTACCCGAATGCGGAAGTGCATCGCTGGTTTGCTGACCCCAACAATTACCGCACCCAACGGCAAGGGGGTGAAGCATGAGCCTTGCCCGTGATTTGATTGATGCAGCATTGGCAGCGGATTTGACGCAAAACGAATTGCGCGTCTTCCTTGCCCTGTTCCGCCAAACGCTATGCTACGGCAAAACCGCCGACCCTTTGAACATGAAGCGATTGGCAACCCTAACCGCCATCCGTAAAGATCGGCTTGCCCCGGCGATTGCTGGCGTAACCGACAAAGGTTTGTTTGCGGCGCAACCTCACCCCGCGTTTGAGTTTGAATACCGCATCCCGGCGGATTTTCTCGCAGCGTACCCCGATGGTTTTTTTGTGCCTGCCCTTCCAAAAAACGGGGAGGCTTTCCGTTTTTCGGGCGAAACTTCCGAAAAATGGGAACATACATCTATATACCTTACTTCCTCTAACCTTACCCCTACCACTACCCCGCCGCCGGAAATTCCCCCAACGGATGCTAGTCGCCGTGGTGATTTGTCAGTCAACAGCGAAGCGCAAGCCTTGCCCTATCCTGCCAGTTTTGGCAAGCAAGGGCGCAAATCCGCCGCCCGCATTCTCGACGGTTTGACCCCGGACAATGCCCGCGATTGCCTGCTGTTGCTTTCCAGTGCGATGGATGCAGGAAAAGTAAAATCCCCCTTGGGCTATTTGCACCAACTCGCACAAGCCGCCCGTGGCGGTACGCTGGATTGCAGCGCATTACAGGCACACCAGCAAGCCGCGCAAAACCGTACCGATACCGAGCGCACCGCCCAATTACGCGCCTTGCTGGATGATATACGCGGGCTGGATGCACTGTTTGCCCATGCGGGAATGCCAATGGATGCCATCACCGCAGCCAAACGCGCCGTATTGATTGCCGAATACAACGCCATCCGGCAGGCGGTGCAAGCATGAATAACCTAACCGCTTTGCTTGCTGCTGTTGAATGGGATGTGGTGTATCAGACCATCGGCAAACTGTTAACGCTGTTGGCTTGCTTGTATTGCTGCTACGTCATGGGTAATTACGGGTATGCCTTGGGTTTGCTGTCTGCTTTGCTATTGGCGGGATCATCCACCCTGCTTTGCTTGTTTTTTACCGCATTCACTTGGGCTTTCATTCGAGTTGAACCGGGTAAAAGCCTGATCGGCATTATTGGCGCGGTTTGCGCCGCAATGGTGGTGTGAGGTGCAACATGAATACTGAAATCGAAATCCGCAAAAAGATTGAATGGCATCTGGCGAAGATTGCCGACCTGAAAAGGCATCTGGCTTACATTGATGGCTTGCTGGCAACATCCAAATGGTTAACCTTCCTGCTGTTCCTGGCGTTCACCTTATCGCTGTATTTGGGCGATATTCTGCACCTGCAAACGCTGATTACCAGCTTTATGGGCAGCGCACCGGGCTTTAGCTTTTACCTGATCATTTGCCTGATGCTGGCGTATGTATTGGCAGGTATCAAACACGCGGCATACTCGCACATGGCAATGTTTGGGCGCGTGTTGGCAATTGTTGCCGTGGTGGTATCAATGGGCTTGCTGGCGGAAGTGTTTCAATCCAGTGGCAATCAGGATACCAAAGCGCGGGTAGTGATGGAAAACAGCGCGGAATTCAAAGCCGCCGTGAATGCCAATCCATTGGCGGGTTTGAATCTATCGGGCAATACCGGCAATTTAACCCGCTTGCAAGGCGAACTTGCCGAAGCGCAAAGCTACCTGAAAAGTTGCAAGAAAACCTGCCATATCCAGCAAGCCAAAGTGGATAAGCTGAATGCACAGATTGCCGCAGAACAAGCCGTGAATGCCGACCATGCCAGCAATCTTGCCACCCTCACCCAGACGGCACTGCAAGCGCAAACCGAGCGTATCCGGCACATTGAGGAAAAGGGTTATAACCCTACGATCCGCAGCATTGCCAGCATTACGGGTTTGCAGATTGCCACCGCTATTGTGTTGGTGATGCTGTTCATTTCCGCACAGTTTGAAACCTTGCATTACTGGCTATCGGAAATGAAAGCGCGGGCATTGATGGCTTTGGATGGCGTACAAGCCGCGTTGGTGCGTTTGGAGGTGGAATACTTTCAGGCAACCGGGCTGGAATTTGACGGCAGCGCACATGCAGATTTAGAGCCGATTAACCGACCTGCCCCACGGTCACGGCAGGAAGACAAAACGGACTTTGGTTTCATCCCGCAAACTGCAAGCATGGCGCACAGTAGCGTTACGCCTGCCCTGTTCAAATGGCAGCAACAACCCGCACATGACAAACCCCGCAACGGTTTAGGCTTCATCGGCTTTGTTGACCCCGATAAACCAAAATCCCTACATGGGCATGTATTACATGGGCATGTAGCACCAGAACCAATAGCGGAAACCATTGTGTTGACTAGCCCGAATGCGCGGGAAGGGCAGGAAGACAAGGAAAGCATTTGCCCGCAATGCGGCGCACGTTTCCGCAAGGTCAACAAGCAACACCGTTTCTGTTGTTCTACATGCCGCGATAGCTGGCACAACCAACAACAACCACAGCGGTTACGTTATCAAGGTATCCGCAAGCAACGGCAGTGATTCATCAACAATGGGGGCGGGTAGTGATGCCTTGCCCCTGCAAATAGGGTTTACCCATGTTAGAGACTCAAACACCCATCAAAAACCCTCTAAATAGGGTTTATTTTATAGTTTTTAGATGGTATTCTAAAAACACTTAGAGCTTATTTAGAAGATTAGGGGGAATTTATGGCTATCGTTGGTTATGCAAGGGTATCGAGTGTTGATCAAGACCACACCACTCAAGTGGAGCGGTTACAGGCGGCAGGTTGCAAACGGGTATTCAGCGAAAAGAAAAGCGGTACAAGCAAGCAAGGGCGTGATGCGTTGGATGAATGCCTGCAATGGATGCGCGAAGGCGATACACTGGCAGTCACGAAAATTGACCGTCTGGCACGTTCCGCCCGTGACCTGCATAATATGGTGCATGAACTGGAAGAACGCGAAATTTCCTTGATGGTGCTGGATCAGGCGATTGATACCCGCACACCCACGGGTAAAGCCTTTTTGGGTATGCTGGCAATCTTCGCAGAATTTGAAACCAACATCCGCAAGGAACGGCAATCAGAAGGCATTGCGAAAGCGAAAGCCGAAGGCGTTTATACTGGACGCAAGCCAACCGCCAAAGCGAAGAAAGCGCAAATAGAAGCATTGTTGGCGCAAGGCATGAGCAAGCCCAAGGTTGCCAAAGAGCTAGGCATCTGTGTGGCAAGCGTCTACAACGCACTGAAAGAGGCATAGAGCATGGACATTAACGAAATGGCTGATAAGGTCATGGGTATACTTCGCAAGCTGGAAGAAGACACCAAAGAAGCAGCGAAGGAGGGGGCGCAATCGCCCCCGGAACAACCGAAAGAGTCAGAAAAGCCGGAAAATGCTTGAAAGTGACTTTAAGCTATTGGCATACAAGATGGCATACAAGCCACGTAAGCTTTATTCAAGTAATTGTTATATATGTTATTAATTTATAATTCTAGCTTTTGTATCGGAAAGTAAACGCTTTTTCATTCCCTTGAACGCCGATATTCCATGGGAACATGCGGTTCACAAATGCGCCATGCCTGTTGAATATCATGCGCGGCGCGTTCCAAGTGCAGGCTACATTCTTGCAAATGTCCACCCAGTTTGAAGCGTTGCCGCGCAAGGTCAGCATTCGCATCCCGCTGGAGTTTCTCACTCAGTAGGTGCAATAAATCCGCGAGTGAATCGTAAAACAAATCACCGATTTCCTCAGCTAATTGTTCCGGGCTGCCTTGGTAGTTTTTGAGGGTATGGGTATGTTTCATGCTTGATTACTCCTTGTGCGAATCACGTCAAAACCATCATCCACCAACAATTCACCATTACGGAACACGGGGCGCAGCAAATTACTTTCCCACGACAGTGCATCCTCGCGGACAGTCTTGATTACGCCCGCATCCCGGATCACCGCCAGTCGTCCGCGTTTGGAATGCTTGCCGGAATCTGTGACCGGCTGCTTATACACATCGCGCCACGCGCCATTGATTTGCATCGCCGAAGCCTTCATAGCAAAGCGCAAGGTATCGCGATTAACCTTCTGCAATAGCCCGCCGCCCATGCCA containing:
- a CDS encoding recombinase family protein, which gives rise to MAIVGYARVSSVDQDHTTQVERLQAAGCKRVFSEKKSGTSKQGRDALDECLQWMREGDTLAVTKIDRLARSARDLHNMVHELEEREISLMVLDQAIDTRTPTGKAFLGMLAIFAEFETNIRKERQSEGIAKAKAEGVYTGRKPTAKAKKAQIEALLAQGMSKPKVAKELGICVASVYNALKEA
- a CDS encoding helix-turn-helix transcriptional regulator, with the translated sequence MKTHTPAPQLPNTGYSRWQQLAPFMPFSRETWRLLVKAGKAPQPTYLSKRCKIYPNAEVHRWFADPNNYRTQRQGGEA
- a CDS encoding eL24 family ribosomal protein gives rise to the protein MNTEIEIRKKIEWHLAKIADLKRHLAYIDGLLATSKWLTFLLFLAFTLSLYLGDILHLQTLITSFMGSAPGFSFYLIICLMLAYVLAGIKHAAYSHMAMFGRVLAIVAVVVSMGLLAEVFQSSGNQDTKARVVMENSAEFKAAVNANPLAGLNLSGNTGNLTRLQGELAEAQSYLKSCKKTCHIQQAKVDKLNAQIAAEQAVNADHASNLATLTQTALQAQTERIRHIEEKGYNPTIRSIASITGLQIATAIVLVMLFISAQFETLHYWLSEMKARALMALDGVQAALVRLEVEYFQATGLEFDGSAHADLEPINRPAPRSRQEDKTDFGFIPQTASMAHSSVTPALFKWQQQPAHDKPRNGLGFIGFVDPDKPKSLHGHVLHGHVAPEPIAETIVLTSPNAREGQEDKESICPQCGARFRKVNKQHRFCCSTCRDSWHNQQQPQRLRYQGIRKQRQ
- a CDS encoding replication protein, with translation MSLARDLIDAALAADLTQNELRVFLALFRQTLCYGKTADPLNMKRLATLTAIRKDRLAPAIAGVTDKGLFAAQPHPAFEFEYRIPADFLAAYPDGFFVPALPKNGEAFRFSGETSEKWEHTSIYLTSSNLTPTTTPPPEIPPTDASRRGDLSVNSEAQALPYPASFGKQGRKSAARILDGLTPDNARDCLLLLSSAMDAGKVKSPLGYLHQLAQAARGGTLDCSALQAHQQAAQNRTDTERTAQLRALLDDIRGLDALFAHAGMPMDAITAAKRAVLIAEYNAIRQAVQA
- a CDS encoding type I restriction endonuclease subunit R, with product MPAGKTHTEDRFEAAIEADLLELGGYVPDDNPYDKAYAFKPDSVLRFIEATQPKQWQAFQRIHSDNSRKHLLESLHKELANKGMLHVLRHGYKCLGKPFRVAYFAPNNQLNPDTWKLYAENHLSVTRQLYFSEQDSKSLDMVLFLNGLPIATLELKNEMSGSETVENAKKQYKEDRNPKELLFTFKRRALVHFAVDTTQVYMTTELKGKQTHFLPFNRGYKHGAGNPPVENAYATAYLWREVLARDSLLSILGKFMHLQVEEKKLYSPTGITRIQKEMLIFPRYHQLDVVRKLVAHTRAVGAGRNYLIQHSAGSGKSNSIAWLAHHLASLHNAADEKIFDTTIVVTDRRVLDQQLQKTIYQFEHKEGVIKRIDENTRQLVDALTSHTPIIICTLQKFPFVVETIDKLNKENAEQVDGDKGAYQPLQWSTKGKRFAVIVDEAHSSQTGENAMDLKGILNQEGIQEAAKQYLEAHYDEYGDVEGDIDPLESAVRTMMKRGKQENISFFGFTATPKYKTKYIFDEPGVSGKAPFHEYTMKQAIEEKFILDVLANYTTYDTFYQLKLKSEDDPEVVRTPTTKALMRFASLHPTVIQQKTEIIIEHFRQHVRAKIAGRAKAMVVTESRLHAVRYKRAFDAYIQKKGYTDVRTLVAFSGTVNDKDIPGSSFTEVQMNKGINEQELPEQFDSNEYQVLLVAEKYQTGFDQPYLHTMYVDKCLSGIQAVQTLSRLNRTCAGKTDTFVLDFRNKTDDIYKAFKPFYEVTQAEDLLDAHKLYNLQHQVMEYCLFTVDDTLSFYRCFDPLKDKINPKDHAKMNSLLDKAVVRFCALEEAQQNQFKSQLVNFRNTYAFLSQVIPFQDQELEMLYVYARFLLTKLPRRPFVDTERVDDLVDLEFYRAEKQEAQRIQLNDGKEADPLKAPTDVGTGGGKDERVALSRLIDLLNERFGGDFTQADELFFNQIQQQAVEDTTLQQAAKVNSFEDFKSLLKEALNGLIVERMDDNEALFARMMADDEFNSTAFDWMAERIYRQLDKPDSGDDDQTD